A region of Meleagris gallopavo isolate NT-WF06-2002-E0010 breed Aviagen turkey brand Nicholas breeding stock chromosome 29, Turkey_5.1, whole genome shotgun sequence DNA encodes the following proteins:
- the LOC100545760 gene encoding LOW QUALITY PROTEIN: membrane primary amine oxidase-like (The sequence of the model RefSeq protein was modified relative to this genomic sequence to represent the inferred CDS: inserted 1 base in 1 codon): protein MERVGSDCRKVPQLLCFVLVEVKNSLVAHDMAFEVAQAPWNPEQQIERPRLTEKALDTEDQAAFRLHSTMPRYIYFATNXKNKWGHQRGYRIQIISFAGDHIPEASSMERAISWARYKLAVTRRKEEEPTSTSVYNQNDPWTPTVAFADYINNETITNEDLVAWITAGFLHIPHSEDIPNTLTVGNSVGFLLRPYNYYDLDPSIYSPDGVFFTSEQNFMACEVNPITCLSQTASCLPSFPPFTYDGFQNISRL, encoded by the exons ATGGAGAGAGTGGGATCTGACTGCAGGAAAGTTcctcagctgctttgctttgttcttgTAGAGGTGAAGAACTCTTTGGTGGCCCATGACATGGCATTTGAGGTGGCACAGGCTCCTTGgaatccagagcagcagattGAGCGTCCACGGCTCACTGAGAAGGCCCTGGACACGGAGGACCAGGCTGCCTTCCGGCTCCACTCCACGATGCCCAGATACATCTACTTtgcaacca aaaaaaacaagtggGGCCACCAACGTGGCTACAGGATTCAAATCATCAGCTTTGCAGGGGATCACATTCCCGAAGCCAGTTCCATGGAGAGGGCCATCAGCTGGGCAAG GTACAAGCTGGCTGTCACCAGGCGGAAGGAGGAAGAACCCACCAGCACCAGTGTCTACAACCAGAATGACCCTTGGACACCCACTGTCGCTTTTGCAGACTACATCAACAATGAAACTATCACCAATGAG GACCTGGTGGCCTGGATAACTGCTGGCTTCCTCCATATCCCTCACTCAGAAGATATTCCCAACACCTTGACGGTGGGAAATTCAGTTGGTTTTCTCCTGAGACCCTACAACTACTACGACTTGGACCCCTCCATTTACTCACCCGATGGCGTGTTTTTCACCAGTGAGCAGAACTTCATGGCATGTGAGGTTAACCCCATCACCTGCCTGTCCCAAACTGCCTCCTGCTTGCCAAGCTTCCCCCCATTCACCTATGACGGATTCCAAAACATCAGCAGGCTTTAA